The Pirellulales bacterium genome includes a window with the following:
- a CDS encoding circularly permuted type 2 ATP-grasp protein — MSGQSEMTIASSAAEPSPDLGAVHWLAKYRGVPGHWDEMLAADGALRPSWRPLVDALRTLGDKELQRQDDLCRRVLREYGVTYNPPGQAAEWRRPWQLDSWPMVMSAEEWRLISAGVAQRARLLNAVLADVYGPHRLLLGGSLPPEVVFANPAFLRAAHDIQPPGGAFLANYAVDLARSPDGRWWVVGDRTDTPTGVGYALENRIVLSRVHAALIRDCLVQRLARHFSRWRDSLLEYAGAAVDEPRVVIYTPGSYHATYFEQAYLARYLGFNLVEGADLTVRDQGVFLKTLSGLLPVHVILRNVDSDYCDPLELREDSLLGVPGLLQAARAGKVTIVNAIGSGVVQVPALLPFLPGLCRTLLGEELLLPPVATWWCGEEQALQMVRSNFERLVIKHAFSEREHPPVIVSQLDERAQTELLNRVLEAPYRYVAQEFVALSSSPTWQGGALVPRHVTMRVYAVAVGDGEYQVMPGALTRASSHAESVLASTQTSGGSSKDTWVLAHQADDGLTLIPQGTRAAALSRAGFVLPSRLADDLFWLGRYVERLEFGCRLTRTLLHRLSDQLEISQLDEFICFLKVYIAHGRRPLDAALEAGNTKPQHLQRWLEAAVFDTANPRSLAADVTRLQAIALAVRDRLSNDAWRILNSLTDQFETPRASLLVDEQLARMDTCIERISAFNGQAMDDMTRDQGWRFLDTGRRLERAADLADLLRLGMVDTSGLEAPRLWAILETSNSLMTYRSRYVFGPDAAPVLDLLLADEANPRSVAFQLAALLQHVQALRSSDQADTSEQVRLVRNVFSSVRLADVDALVRVVDSGKREALAERLAAVTSTMEELSQLLTRRYLTHAYNARPLKGSG, encoded by the coding sequence ATGTCGGGTCAATCTGAAATGACGATCGCCAGTTCGGCGGCGGAACCGTCGCCCGACCTCGGCGCGGTTCATTGGCTGGCCAAGTATCGCGGGGTGCCAGGCCATTGGGACGAGATGCTCGCCGCCGATGGCGCACTGCGGCCCAGTTGGCGACCGCTGGTCGATGCCTTGCGCACGTTGGGCGACAAGGAACTGCAGCGCCAGGACGATCTCTGCCGGCGCGTGTTGCGCGAATATGGCGTTACGTACAACCCGCCGGGACAGGCCGCCGAATGGCGCCGGCCGTGGCAGCTCGATTCGTGGCCGATGGTCATGTCGGCCGAAGAATGGCGGCTGATCAGCGCCGGCGTCGCCCAGCGCGCGCGGCTGCTGAATGCCGTACTGGCCGACGTCTATGGACCCCACCGGCTACTGTTGGGCGGCAGCCTGCCGCCGGAGGTCGTGTTCGCCAACCCGGCCTTCCTGCGGGCCGCCCACGATATCCAGCCCCCGGGCGGGGCCTTCCTGGCCAACTATGCCGTCGATCTGGCGCGGTCGCCCGACGGTCGGTGGTGGGTGGTCGGCGATCGCACCGACACGCCGACGGGCGTCGGCTATGCGCTCGAAAACCGCATCGTGCTCAGCCGCGTGCACGCCGCGTTGATTCGCGACTGCCTGGTGCAACGCCTGGCGCGGCATTTCTCCCGCTGGCGCGACAGCCTGCTCGAATACGCCGGGGCCGCGGTCGACGAGCCGCGAGTGGTGATCTATACGCCCGGCTCGTACCACGCCACCTACTTCGAGCAGGCCTACCTCGCCCGGTACTTGGGCTTCAATCTGGTCGAGGGTGCCGATCTGACCGTCCGCGACCAGGGCGTGTTTCTCAAGACCCTCTCGGGCCTCCTGCCCGTGCACGTCATTCTCCGCAATGTCGACAGCGACTACTGCGATCCGCTGGAGCTGCGCGAAGATTCGCTGCTGGGTGTTCCCGGTTTGCTCCAAGCGGCTCGCGCCGGCAAGGTCACGATCGTCAACGCGATTGGCTCGGGCGTGGTGCAGGTGCCGGCGCTGTTACCCTTCCTGCCGGGGCTCTGCCGGACGTTGCTGGGCGAGGAACTGCTCCTGCCGCCGGTGGCCACCTGGTGGTGTGGAGAAGAGCAAGCACTGCAAATGGTGCGCTCGAATTTCGAGCGGTTGGTGATCAAGCATGCGTTCAGCGAGCGCGAACATCCACCGGTGATCGTGTCGCAGCTCGACGAACGGGCACAGACCGAACTGTTGAACCGCGTGCTCGAGGCGCCCTACCGGTACGTGGCCCAAGAGTTCGTCGCCCTGTCGTCCTCCCCCACCTGGCAGGGCGGCGCGCTGGTCCCGCGGCACGTCACGATGCGCGTCTACGCCGTGGCGGTGGGCGACGGCGAATACCAGGTGATGCCCGGCGCGCTGACGCGGGCATCGAGCCACGCCGAGTCGGTGCTGGCCAGCACGCAGACCTCCGGCGGCAGCAGCAAAGACACCTGGGTGCTGGCCCATCAGGCCGACGACGGACTGACGCTGATTCCGCAAGGAACCCGTGCCGCGGCCCTCAGCCGTGCGGGCTTTGTCTTGCCGTCGCGGCTGGCCGACGACTTGTTCTGGCTGGGCCGGTACGTCGAGCGGCTGGAGTTTGGCTGTCGGCTGACCCGGACACTGCTGCATCGGCTGTCGGACCAATTGGAGATCAGCCAACTCGACGAATTCATCTGTTTCTTGAAGGTGTACATCGCGCACGGACGGCGCCCGTTGGACGCGGCACTCGAGGCGGGCAACACCAAGCCACAACATCTCCAACGCTGGCTCGAGGCGGCGGTCTTCGACACGGCCAACCCGCGCAGCCTGGCAGCCGACGTCACGCGACTGCAAGCGATCGCGCTGGCGGTGCGCGACCGGCTTTCGAACGACGCCTGGCGGATCTTGAACAGCCTGACCGATCAGTTCGAGACACCCCGTGCGTCGCTGCTCGTCGACGAGCAGCTCGCGCGCATGGACACCTGCATCGAACGGATCTCGGCCTTCAACGGCCAGGCCATGGACGATATGACGCGCGACCAGGGCTGGCGGTTCCTCGACACGGGCCGGAGGCTGGAACGCGCGGCCGACCTGGCCGACCTGTTGCGGTTGGGCATGGTCGACACCTCGGGGCTCGAGGCACCGCGCCTATGGGCCATTCTCGAGACCTCCAACAGCCTGATGACCTACCGGTCGCGCTATGTGTTCGGCCCCGATGCCGCGCCGGTGCTCGACCTGCTCCTGGCCGACGAGGCCAACCCGCGCTCGGTCGCCTTTCAGTTGGCGGCGCTGCTGCAGCACGTCCAGGCCCTGCGCTCGTCCGACCAGGCCGACACGTCGGAACAAGTCCGACTGGTGCGCAACGTCTTTTCCAGCGTGCGGCTGGCCGACGTCGACGCGCTGGTCCGCGTTGTCGACAGCGGCAAACGCGAGGCTCTGGCCGAACGGCTGGCGGCCGTCACCAGCACAATGGAAGAGCTGTCGCAATTGCTGACGCGCCGCTACCTGACCCATGCCTACAACGCGCGACCGCTGAAGGGAAGCGGCTAG
- a CDS encoding SgcJ/EcaC family oxidoreductase: MKPSAAGVEEGRRACSTILRKHASMTFRAGTALRPMGTSFFGVLIACTLATQPASAEEPTAGKREAANATPNARPEDAAAIRAFMASFAKAFEARDAKALVAHWTSTGEYRNSQGVNLRGRDKLEQSFAEFFATTPEVTAQVEPSESRFLSRDSAWEEGHVIIRRGPTESATDAHYSALLVREEGQWRLAMLSESPGTEPLIADLSWLIGDWVSAAGENAELRATYEWAPNKKFIHARFTLKEQNIAFTGHQVIGVDPATGQLHSWTFEADGGIGEADWFRDGDNWVLDVTGTLADGRSLTETNILRLVSADVLTWQSVNRLLDDKDFPDLPPVKVTRVKPNK; the protein is encoded by the coding sequence GTGAAGCCCAGCGCTGCAGGCGTCGAGGAGGGCAGACGCGCCTGCTCCACAATTCTCAGAAAGCATGCATCCATGACTTTTCGTGCAGGCACTGCCCTTCGGCCGATGGGGACTTCGTTCTTCGGCGTGCTGATCGCATGCACCCTCGCGACCCAGCCAGCATCGGCAGAAGAGCCAACCGCCGGCAAGCGTGAGGCCGCAAACGCGACGCCAAATGCTCGTCCCGAGGATGCGGCAGCCATTCGCGCCTTCATGGCTTCCTTCGCCAAGGCCTTCGAGGCCCGCGACGCCAAGGCGCTCGTCGCACATTGGACCTCCACGGGCGAGTATCGAAACTCGCAAGGCGTCAACCTGCGCGGACGGGACAAACTCGAGCAATCGTTCGCAGAGTTCTTCGCGACCACGCCCGAAGTGACCGCCCAGGTCGAGCCCAGCGAATCGCGGTTCTTATCGCGCGATTCCGCTTGGGAAGAAGGACACGTGATCATCCGGCGCGGACCAACGGAGAGCGCAACCGACGCGCACTACAGCGCTCTCTTGGTGCGCGAAGAGGGTCAGTGGCGTCTGGCGATGCTCAGCGAATCTCCTGGCACAGAACCCCTGATCGCAGATCTATCCTGGCTGATCGGCGATTGGGTTTCGGCCGCAGGCGAAAATGCCGAGCTTCGTGCCACTTACGAATGGGCGCCCAACAAGAAGTTCATTCACGCTCGGTTCACGCTCAAAGAACAGAATATCGCCTTCACCGGCCATCAGGTCATCGGCGTCGATCCCGCGACCGGCCAGCTTCATTCCTGGACGTTTGAAGCAGACGGCGGAATCGGCGAGGCCGACTGGTTTCGCGACGGCGACAACTGGGTGCTCGATGTCACGGGCACGCTCGCCGATGGCCGCTCGCTGACGGAGACCAACATCTTGCGACTTGTGAGTGCGGACGTGCTCACCTGGCAGTCGGTGAATCGCTTGCTCGACGACAAGGACTTCCCCGACCTTCCCCCGGTCAAGGTCACGCGCGTCAAACCCAACAAATGA
- a CDS encoding putative zinc-binding peptidase, which produces MRTFVCQCGRPLFFENSLCLNCQREVGFCPVCSRIAALVPEHDGHYLCGNPACGARLVKCANYVEYSVCNRCCRADAPGATTLCDCCRFNHTIPDLQVPGNLQKWYRLEAAKRRLFYELDQLQLPYGTEADGFTPALSFAFMADLLPNQHWQTLTADTQVFTGHEGGRITINIREADDVEREKARVNLGEKKRTLIGHFRHEIGHYYWDLLVKDHRETESRAVFGDHTSPDYATAMDAYYQNGPPADWQDRHISAYATMHPWEDFAETWTGYLSMISALDTAAHLRLCGKFNPLRTRTKTLVRRYQQLGLAINEVNRSAGLLDAAPEIISPGVVKKLDLIRLLIESGRRTAAPTAS; this is translated from the coding sequence ATGCGAACGTTCGTCTGCCAATGTGGTCGCCCGCTGTTCTTCGAGAACAGCTTGTGCCTGAATTGCCAACGCGAAGTCGGGTTCTGTCCGGTGTGCAGCCGCATCGCGGCATTGGTGCCCGAGCATGACGGCCACTACCTCTGCGGCAATCCGGCGTGCGGGGCGCGGCTGGTCAAGTGTGCAAACTACGTCGAATACAGCGTCTGCAATCGCTGCTGCCGCGCCGATGCACCCGGCGCGACGACGCTCTGCGATTGCTGCCGCTTCAATCACACGATTCCCGACCTGCAGGTGCCCGGCAACTTGCAGAAGTGGTACCGTCTCGAAGCAGCCAAGCGGCGGCTGTTCTACGAACTCGACCAGCTCCAGTTGCCATACGGTACGGAAGCCGATGGGTTCACGCCGGCGCTGTCGTTCGCCTTCATGGCCGACTTGCTGCCGAACCAGCATTGGCAAACGCTGACGGCCGACACCCAGGTCTTCACCGGCCATGAAGGCGGCCGGATCACGATCAATATCCGCGAGGCCGACGACGTCGAACGTGAAAAGGCCCGCGTCAATCTCGGCGAAAAGAAGCGCACGCTGATCGGTCATTTCCGGCACGAGATCGGGCACTACTACTGGGACCTGCTCGTCAAAGACCACCGCGAAACGGAATCCCGCGCGGTGTTCGGCGATCACACGAGCCCCGACTACGCCACGGCCATGGATGCCTACTATCAGAACGGACCGCCTGCCGACTGGCAGGATCGCCATATCAGCGCCTATGCCACGATGCATCCTTGGGAAGACTTCGCGGAAACCTGGACCGGCTACCTGTCGATGATCAGTGCGCTCGATACGGCCGCGCACCTGCGGCTGTGCGGCAAGTTCAATCCGCTGCGCACGCGCACGAAGACCCTGGTGCGCCGCTATCAGCAACTCGGCCTGGCGATCAATGAAGTAAACCGCAGCGCCGGATTGCTCGACGCGGCCCCGGAGATCATCTCGCCGGGCGTGGTCAAGAAGCTCGATTTGATCCGCTTGCTGATCGAGTCGGGCCGCCGCACGGCAGCCCCCACCGCCAGCTAA
- a CDS encoding transglutaminase family protein, with protein sequence MLYQLVHDTTYEYTGVAEACHNLARLTPRKLPHQQPLRWQLQVDPVPMAQHAYDDFFGNRVHSFAIYEPHERLAISATSLVRVASREHVNRQASLPWREVSRRLRVCREPETIDALQYVFDSVFVRGLPELRSYAQSSFTAERPVMVAVEELNTRIHREFTYDPKATTIGTSVVEVLDRRRGVCQDFAHLAIGCLRSLGLACRYVSGYLCTNPRPDARRLEGADASHAWISAYCPNLGWIDFDPTNGCLADDRYITLGWGRDFHDLSPVKGIVLGGGASTLQVAVSVLPLANGHQQQQQQQQ encoded by the coding sequence GTGCTGTACCAGCTCGTTCACGACACGACGTATGAATACACCGGTGTGGCCGAGGCCTGCCATAATCTGGCGCGGCTGACGCCTCGCAAATTGCCACATCAGCAGCCGCTGCGTTGGCAGCTGCAGGTCGATCCCGTGCCGATGGCTCAGCACGCGTACGACGATTTCTTCGGCAATCGCGTCCACAGCTTTGCCATTTACGAGCCGCACGAACGGCTGGCCATCTCGGCCACCAGCCTGGTCCGGGTCGCTTCGCGTGAACACGTCAATCGACAAGCATCATTGCCTTGGCGCGAGGTGAGCCGGCGACTGCGCGTTTGCCGCGAACCGGAAACGATCGACGCGCTGCAATACGTCTTCGACTCGGTCTTTGTCCGTGGCCTGCCCGAGCTGCGCAGCTACGCGCAATCGTCGTTCACGGCCGAGCGCCCGGTGATGGTGGCCGTCGAGGAACTCAACACGCGGATCCATCGGGAATTCACCTACGATCCCAAGGCCACGACCATCGGCACATCGGTCGTCGAGGTGCTCGATCGACGGCGTGGCGTCTGCCAGGACTTTGCTCACCTGGCCATCGGTTGTCTCCGCTCGCTGGGCCTGGCCTGCCGCTATGTCAGCGGCTATTTGTGCACCAACCCCCGGCCCGACGCGCGACGGCTCGAGGGAGCCGACGCCTCGCACGCCTGGATTAGCGCTTATTGTCCCAATCTGGGCTGGATCGATTTCGATCCGACCAACGGCTGCCTGGCCGACGATCGCTATATCACGCTGGGCTGGGGCCGCGATTTTCACGACCTCAGTCCCGTCAAAGGCATCGTTCTCGGGGGCGGTGCCTCGACGTTGCAGGTCGCCGTCAGCGTGCTTCCCTTGGCAAACGGCCATCAGCAGCAGCAACAGCAGCAACAATAA